The Xanthomonas sp. CFBP 8443 genome has a window encoding:
- a CDS encoding PAS domain-containing methyl-accepting chemotaxis protein: MWGKSKRDAAMALQGMTARLREVETERDRAHAEAEHARTELSYLRGRFDLVTGGTSDGLWDMSVVAGDPINPANEFWWSTQFRALLGFASEAEFPNVLDSWASRLHPQDKQATLDAFAAHLADRSGRTAYDVEYRLQLKNGQYRWFRALGTTQRDANGAPLRVAGSLTDIGERRERDAFLDVILTRFELGAEMLNDGLWDMSVIAGDPINPANEFWWSPQFRALLGFASEAEFPNVLDSWASRLHPEDKQAALNAFAAHLNDRSGRTSFDIEYRLQQKSGQYRWFRARGLTKRAADGTPLRAVGALLDIHAARQLGDAARTLQVAAAEMVEDNTDLARRTEQQAAALEEAASSMEEITSTVQSNVDHVGHANRLVDGASDVAQRGGTVVNDVVATMAGIETASRKISDIISVIDGIAFQTNILALNAAVEAARAGEQGRGFAVVATEVRSLAQRCTDAAREVRGLIASSSEQVERGSALVARAGTTMGELFTAVREVQGIMGEIANASREQSAGIVQVNQIVVQMDTATQKNAALVEKMADAARGLEGQAQGLTAHTTSGRRPGSGHAAEPVRAVA, encoded by the coding sequence ATGTGGGGAAAGAGCAAGCGCGATGCGGCGATGGCGCTGCAGGGCATGACCGCACGTCTGCGTGAGGTCGAGACCGAGCGCGACCGTGCCCACGCCGAGGCCGAACACGCCAGAACCGAGCTCAGCTATCTGCGCGGCCGCTTCGACCTGGTCACCGGCGGCACCAGCGACGGCCTGTGGGACATGAGCGTGGTGGCCGGCGATCCGATCAATCCGGCCAACGAGTTCTGGTGGTCGACGCAGTTCCGTGCGCTGCTCGGCTTCGCCTCGGAGGCGGAGTTCCCCAACGTTCTCGACAGCTGGGCTTCGCGCCTGCATCCGCAGGACAAGCAGGCCACACTGGACGCGTTCGCCGCGCACCTGGCCGATCGCAGCGGCCGTACCGCGTACGATGTGGAATACCGGCTGCAGCTGAAGAACGGCCAATACCGCTGGTTCCGCGCGCTGGGAACCACCCAGCGCGACGCCAACGGCGCACCGCTGCGGGTGGCCGGCTCGCTCACCGACATCGGCGAGCGCCGCGAGCGCGATGCCTTCCTCGACGTGATCCTGACCCGCTTCGAACTGGGCGCGGAGATGCTCAACGACGGCCTGTGGGACATGAGCGTGATCGCCGGCGACCCGATCAATCCGGCCAACGAGTTCTGGTGGTCGCCGCAGTTCCGCGCGCTGCTCGGGTTCGCCTCGGAGGCCGAATTCCCCAACGTGCTCGACAGCTGGGCCTCGCGCCTGCACCCGGAAGACAAGCAGGCCGCGCTGAACGCGTTCGCCGCGCATCTCAACGACCGCAGCGGCCGCACTTCCTTCGACATCGAATACCGCTTGCAGCAGAAGAGCGGCCAGTACCGCTGGTTCCGCGCGCGCGGGCTGACCAAGCGCGCGGCCGATGGCACGCCGCTGCGTGCGGTCGGTGCGTTGCTGGACATCCATGCCGCGCGTCAGCTCGGCGACGCGGCCCGGACGCTGCAGGTCGCGGCGGCCGAGATGGTCGAGGACAACACCGACCTGGCTCGGCGCACCGAGCAGCAGGCGGCGGCGCTGGAGGAAGCGGCCAGTTCGATGGAAGAGATCACCAGCACCGTGCAGAGCAACGTGGACCACGTGGGCCACGCCAATCGGCTGGTGGACGGCGCCAGCGACGTGGCCCAGCGCGGCGGTACGGTGGTGAACGACGTGGTCGCGACGATGGCCGGCATCGAAACCGCATCGCGCAAGATCTCCGACATCATCAGCGTCATCGACGGCATCGCCTTCCAGACCAACATCCTGGCCTTGAACGCCGCGGTGGAAGCGGCACGCGCCGGCGAACAGGGCCGCGGTTTCGCGGTGGTGGCCACCGAGGTGCGCAGCCTGGCCCAGCGCTGCACCGATGCCGCCAGGGAAGTGCGCGGCCTCATCGCCAGCTCCAGCGAGCAGGTCGAACGCGGGTCGGCGCTGGTGGCGCGGGCCGGGACCACCATGGGCGAGCTGTTCACTGCGGTGCGCGAGGTGCAAGGGATCATGGGCGAGATCGCCAACGCCAGCCGCGAGCAGAGCGCCGGCATCGTCCAGGTCAACCAGATCGTGGTGCAGATGGATACCGCGACGCAGAAGAACGCGGCCCTGGTCGAGAAGATGGCCGATGCCGCGCGCGGTCTGGAGGGCCAGGCGCAGGGTCTGACCGCGCACACCACCAGCGGCCGCCGCCCAGGCAGCGGCCATGCCGCCGAACCGGTGCGCGCGGTGGCCTGA
- the cyoE gene encoding heme o synthase → MSATGIHWRDYWDLTKPKVVALIVFTALVGMCLAIPGVPTWAQVRTGLIGFFGIWLAASAAAAINQLLDARIDAQMARTSWRPLVVGKVLPWQVLLFATALTALSMAILVIWVNTITAVLTFASLIGYAVIYTVFLKRTTPQNIVIGGLAGAAPPLLGWAAITGMQGQWDWAYASLLVLIIFVWTPPHFWALAIFRRADYAKASIPMLPVTHGVVHTRRQILVYTLLLVVVTLLPVAVGMSGVFYLGGTLVLDAVFVWFAWRMLDPPDEMFSMRMFGYSIVYLMALFAFLLVDHWIG, encoded by the coding sequence ATGAGCGCGACGGGCATCCACTGGCGCGACTACTGGGACCTGACCAAGCCCAAGGTGGTGGCGCTGATCGTGTTCACCGCGCTGGTCGGCATGTGCCTGGCGATTCCCGGCGTGCCGACCTGGGCGCAGGTGCGCACCGGCCTGATCGGCTTCTTCGGCATCTGGCTGGCGGCCTCGGCCGCGGCGGCGATCAACCAGCTGCTGGACGCGCGCATCGACGCGCAGATGGCGCGCACCTCGTGGCGGCCGCTGGTGGTGGGCAAGGTGCTGCCGTGGCAGGTGCTGCTGTTCGCTACGGCGCTGACCGCGCTGTCGATGGCGATCCTGGTGATCTGGGTCAACACCATCACCGCGGTGCTGACCTTCGCCTCGCTGATCGGCTATGCGGTGATCTACACCGTGTTCCTCAAGCGCACCACGCCGCAGAACATCGTCATCGGCGGCCTGGCCGGCGCCGCGCCGCCGTTGCTGGGCTGGGCCGCGATCACCGGCATGCAGGGCCAGTGGGACTGGGCCTACGCGTCGCTGCTGGTGCTGATCATCTTCGTGTGGACGCCGCCGCACTTCTGGGCGCTGGCGATCTTCCGCCGCGCCGACTATGCCAAGGCGTCGATCCCGATGCTGCCGGTCACTCACGGCGTGGTGCATACGCGCAGGCAGATCCTGGTGTACACGCTGCTGCTGGTGGTGGTGACCCTGCTGCCGGTGGCGGTGGGCATGAGTGGCGTGTTCTACCTCGGCGGCACGCTGGTGCTCGATGCGGTGTTCGTCTGGTTCGCCTGGCGCATGCTCGACCCGCCGGACGAGATGTTCTCGATGCGCATGTTCGGCTATTCGATCGTGTATCTGATGGCGTTGTTCGCCTTCCTGCTGGTGGATCACTGGATCGGCTGA
- a CDS encoding COX15/CtaA family protein, translating to MNLFAPPALFRHFHRMAWLAALFTASTIMFGSFVRLSDAGMSCPDWPTCYGRVTWPQSSDEANAHAASKIRPLETHKAWREQVHRFLAGALGVEVLVLSLLAARRRRLGIAQIVGAAALVALSIPLYMSGWPTWAMALAGTGEAILLLAALRWSNSDLARAAALTLAVVIFQALLGMWTVTLLLKPIVVMGHLLGGLLMFSLLVWMAWRATHLPITLADASRLKWLLRLGVALLALQIALGGWVSANYAALACGGGSWSADNFPRCVSQWWPPHDFREGFTLWRGIGVDYEGGVLDGAARIAIQMAHRMMALVVAAYLLWLGWRLSRSPGMRGWAAALVVLLLAQVSLGILNVKLALPLPVAVLHNAGAVALLFVLVSLLARLRAPQ from the coding sequence ATGAACCTGTTCGCGCCGCCGGCGCTGTTTCGGCACTTCCACCGCATGGCCTGGCTGGCGGCGTTGTTCACCGCCAGCACGATCATGTTCGGATCGTTCGTGCGCCTGTCCGACGCGGGCATGAGTTGCCCGGACTGGCCGACCTGCTATGGCCGGGTGACCTGGCCGCAGAGCAGCGACGAGGCCAACGCGCACGCCGCGAGCAAGATTCGTCCGCTGGAGACGCACAAGGCCTGGCGCGAGCAGGTGCACCGGTTCCTGGCCGGGGCGCTGGGCGTGGAAGTGCTGGTGCTGTCGTTGCTGGCCGCGCGCCGGCGCCGGCTCGGCATCGCGCAGATCGTCGGCGCCGCGGCGCTGGTGGCGCTGTCGATCCCGCTGTACATGTCCGGCTGGCCGACGTGGGCGATGGCGTTGGCCGGCACCGGCGAAGCGATCCTGCTGCTGGCGGCGCTGCGCTGGTCCAACAGCGACCTGGCGCGTGCGGCGGCGCTGACCCTGGCGGTGGTGATCTTCCAGGCCCTGCTGGGCATGTGGACGGTGACCCTGCTGCTCAAGCCGATCGTGGTGATGGGGCATCTGCTCGGCGGCCTGCTGATGTTCTCGCTGCTGGTGTGGATGGCCTGGCGCGCCACCCACCTGCCGATCACCCTGGCCGACGCGTCGCGGCTGAAGTGGCTGCTGCGCCTGGGCGTGGCGCTGCTGGCGCTGCAGATCGCGCTCGGCGGCTGGGTCAGCGCCAACTACGCGGCGCTGGCCTGCGGCGGCGGCAGCTGGTCGGCCGACAACTTCCCGCGCTGCGTCAGCCAGTGGTGGCCGCCGCACGATTTCCGCGAAGGCTTCACCCTGTGGCGCGGCATCGGCGTGGACTACGAAGGCGGCGTGCTCGACGGCGCGGCGCGCATCGCGATCCAGATGGCGCACCGGATGATGGCGCTGGTCGTGGCGGCCTACCTGCTGTGGCTGGGCTGGCGGCTGAGCCGCTCGCCGGGCATGCGCGGCTGGGCGGCGGCGCTGGTGGTGCTGCTGCTGGCGCAGGTTAGCCTGGGCATCCTCAACGTCAAGCTGGCGCTGCCGCTGCCGGTGGCGGTGCTGCACAACGCAGGCGCGGTGGCGCTGCTGTTCGTGCTGGTGTCGCTGCTGGCGCGCTTGCGGGCGCCGCAATGA
- a CDS encoding SURF1 family protein: MTLAASSRVAARARMPLWLGWGLALAVALGFCALGRWQLLRMHEKQALLAQAAHVRDRPQALADALRTLRPAQLAWVHGSGRFLPGQILLDNQLREGRSGVKVYQPFLADGASAPLLVELGWLPLPADRALPTPVPLQGQYALAGLLGPAPSHGLALGPALVAAPAPQLWLAMRIEPAAIGEALGRRDILSQVLRLDPALPLGYPRDLEMLPNTLPPERHLGYAVQWFGLALAVLITAALLSWRARKGRGGR, translated from the coding sequence ATGACCCTCGCCGCGTCCTCGCGCGTCGCCGCGCGCGCGCGCATGCCGCTGTGGCTGGGCTGGGGGCTCGCGCTGGCGGTGGCGCTGGGATTCTGCGCGCTGGGCCGCTGGCAATTGCTGCGCATGCACGAGAAACAGGCGCTGCTCGCGCAGGCCGCGCACGTGCGCGACCGTCCGCAGGCGCTGGCCGATGCGCTGCGCACGCTGCGCCCGGCGCAACTGGCCTGGGTGCACGGCAGCGGCCGTTTCCTGCCCGGGCAGATCCTGCTCGACAACCAATTGCGCGAGGGCCGCAGCGGGGTCAAGGTCTATCAACCGTTCCTGGCCGACGGCGCGTCCGCGCCGCTGCTGGTCGAACTGGGCTGGCTGCCGTTGCCTGCCGATCGCGCGCTGCCCACACCGGTACCGCTGCAGGGGCAGTACGCGCTGGCCGGCCTGCTCGGCCCGGCGCCGTCGCATGGGCTGGCGCTGGGGCCGGCGCTGGTCGCCGCGCCGGCGCCGCAGCTGTGGCTGGCGATGCGCATCGAGCCGGCGGCGATCGGCGAGGCGCTCGGACGCCGCGACATTTTGTCGCAGGTGCTGCGCCTCGATCCGGCGTTGCCGCTGGGCTATCCGCGCGACCTGGAGATGCTGCCGAACACCCTGCCGCCCGAGCGCCACTTGGGTTACGCGGTGCAATGGTTCGGCCTGGCGCTGGCCGTGCTGATCACCGCAGCGCTGCTGAGCTGGCGCGCGCGCAAGGGACGGGGCGGGCGCTGA
- a CDS encoding twin transmembrane helix small protein: MNDSLKTLLIVAFLLVILWNLGAGLYYLLVDRGQSKRTVNALTWRIGLSVCLILLVILGIYTGVIKPHGLGR; the protein is encoded by the coding sequence ATGAACGACTCGCTGAAAACCCTGCTGATCGTCGCCTTCCTGCTGGTCATTCTGTGGAACCTCGGCGCCGGCCTGTACTACCTGTTGGTGGACCGCGGCCAGAGCAAGCGCACGGTGAACGCACTGACCTGGCGCATCGGCCTATCGGTCTGCCTGATCCTGCTGGTGATCCTGGGCATCTATACCGGGGTGATCAAGCCGCATGGGTTGGGCCGCTGA
- a CDS encoding cytochrome c oxidase subunit 3, translating to MAQPSTDATAYYVPSHSRWPFIGSIAMFVTMIGVASWLNDAAWGKWSFFAGIAMLVATLFMWFGDVIRESIAGHYNRQVDVSFRMGMVWFIFSEVMFFGAFFGALFYTRTFILPWLGGEGDGVMTNALLWDGYSAAWPTNGPGAVGGQFQTIPAWGLPLINTLILLSSGVTLTIAHHALKAGHRARLLVFQGLTVLLGCVFLFFQAEEYIHAYKELNLTLGSGIYGSTFFMLTGFHGVHVLLGTVMLLVMWLRSARGHFSRDNHFAFEAAAWYWHFVDVVWLALFLFVYVL from the coding sequence ATGGCCCAGCCCAGCACCGACGCCACTGCCTATTACGTGCCCAGTCACAGCCGCTGGCCGTTCATCGGCTCGATCGCGATGTTCGTGACCATGATCGGCGTGGCCAGTTGGCTCAACGACGCGGCCTGGGGCAAGTGGAGCTTCTTCGCCGGCATCGCGATGCTGGTGGCGACCTTGTTCATGTGGTTCGGCGACGTGATCCGCGAGTCCATCGCCGGCCACTACAACCGCCAGGTCGACGTGTCCTTCCGCATGGGCATGGTCTGGTTCATCTTTTCCGAAGTGATGTTCTTCGGCGCGTTCTTCGGCGCGCTGTTCTACACCCGCACCTTCATCCTGCCGTGGCTGGGCGGCGAGGGCGACGGGGTGATGACCAATGCGCTGCTGTGGGACGGCTATTCGGCGGCGTGGCCGACCAACGGCCCGGGCGCGGTCGGCGGCCAGTTCCAGACCATCCCGGCATGGGGCCTGCCGCTGATCAATACGCTGATCCTGCTCAGCTCCGGCGTGACCCTGACCATCGCCCACCACGCGCTGAAGGCCGGCCATCGCGCGCGCCTGCTGGTGTTCCAGGGGCTGACCGTGCTGCTGGGCTGCGTCTTCCTGTTCTTCCAGGCCGAGGAATACATCCACGCCTACAAGGAACTCAACCTGACCCTGGGCTCGGGCATCTACGGCTCGACCTTCTTCATGCTCACCGGCTTCCACGGCGTGCACGTGCTGCTGGGCACGGTCATGTTGCTGGTGATGTGGCTGCGCTCGGCACGCGGGCATTTCAGCCGCGACAACCATTTCGCCTTCGAAGCGGCGGCGTGGTACTGGCACTTCGTCGACGTGGTGTGGCTGGCGTTGTTCTTGTTCGTTTATGTGTTGTGA
- a CDS encoding cytochrome c oxidase assembly protein: MNAPAPRVHSSAGLFKLVGVALAVFVLTFSLVPLYRIACEKVFGVRLERGPGEGPQAGKPLLGKRTVKVEFDGGVNSKLPWSFHPEQLTMDVVPGELNEALYYARNDGAGAIVGSAVPSVAPSRASGYFTKTECFCFTAQTLQAGEKRDMPVRFIVDPNLPSDITTITLSYTFFKNDALSAELGSPKLAGSVHAAP, translated from the coding sequence ATGAACGCGCCGGCGCCCCGCGTGCACAGCAGCGCCGGCCTGTTCAAGCTGGTCGGCGTGGCGCTGGCGGTGTTCGTGCTGACCTTCTCGCTGGTGCCGCTGTACCGCATCGCCTGCGAGAAGGTGTTCGGCGTGCGCCTGGAACGCGGTCCGGGCGAAGGCCCGCAGGCGGGCAAGCCGTTGCTCGGCAAGCGCACGGTCAAGGTCGAATTCGACGGCGGGGTGAACTCCAAGCTGCCCTGGTCGTTCCACCCGGAGCAGCTGACCATGGACGTGGTGCCTGGCGAGCTCAACGAGGCGCTGTACTACGCGCGCAACGACGGCGCAGGCGCGATCGTCGGCAGCGCGGTGCCATCGGTGGCGCCGTCGCGCGCGTCCGGCTACTTCACCAAGACCGAGTGCTTCTGCTTCACCGCGCAGACCCTGCAGGCCGGCGAGAAGCGCGACATGCCGGTGCGCTTCATCGTCGACCCGAACCTGCCGAGCGACATCACCACCATCACCCTGTCGTATACCTTCTTCAAGAACGATGCGCTGAGCGCCGAACTGGGATCGCCGAAACTGGCCGGTTCCGTGCACGCAGCCCCTTGA
- the ctaD gene encoding cytochrome c oxidase subunit I, which produces MAHSAVDHHDEHGHQQSFVERWFFSTNHKDIGTLYLLFSFTMFIIGAAMSVIIRAELAQPGLQFVKPEFFNQMTTVHALVMIFGGVMPAFVGLANWMIPLQIGAPDMALPRMNNWSFWLLPVAFTLLLLTLFIPGGAPAGGWTLYPPLSLQGGYNVAFSVFAIHVAGISSIMGAINIIATVLNMRAPGIDLLKMPIFCWAWLITAFLLIAVMPVLAGAVTMLLTDKFFGTSFFNAAGGGDPVMYQHIFWFFGHPEVYIMILPAFGVISEIIPTFSRKPLFGYQAMVYAIAAIAFLSFIVWAHHMFTVGMPLGGEIYFMFATMLISIPTGVKVFNWVSTMWQGSLTFESPMLWAVSFVILFSIGGFSGLMLAIVPADFQYHDTYFVVAHFHYVLVTGAVFALIAAVYYWWPKWTGRMYNEGWAKFHFWWTMLFVNLLFFPQHFLGLAGMPRRIPDYNVVFADWNLISSIGAFGMFVTPFLMAGILLASLRSGARAEARSWEGARGLEWTVPSPAPAHTFTLPPVLKPGDLAHDDISH; this is translated from the coding sequence ATGGCCCATTCCGCAGTCGATCACCACGACGAGCACGGGCATCAGCAGAGCTTCGTGGAACGGTGGTTCTTCTCCACCAACCACAAGGACATCGGCACGCTGTACCTGCTTTTCAGCTTCACGATGTTCATCATCGGCGCGGCGATGAGCGTGATCATCCGTGCCGAGCTGGCGCAACCGGGCCTGCAGTTCGTCAAGCCCGAGTTCTTCAACCAGATGACCACCGTGCATGCGCTGGTGATGATCTTCGGCGGCGTCATGCCGGCCTTCGTCGGCCTGGCCAACTGGATGATCCCGCTGCAGATCGGCGCGCCGGACATGGCGCTGCCGCGCATGAACAACTGGTCGTTCTGGCTGCTGCCGGTGGCCTTCACCCTGCTGCTGCTGACCCTGTTCATTCCCGGCGGCGCACCCGCCGGCGGCTGGACGCTGTATCCGCCGCTGTCGCTGCAGGGCGGCTACAACGTGGCCTTCAGCGTGTTCGCGATCCACGTCGCCGGCATCAGCTCGATCATGGGCGCGATCAACATCATCGCCACCGTGCTGAACATGCGCGCGCCGGGCATCGACCTGCTGAAGATGCCGATCTTCTGCTGGGCCTGGCTGATCACCGCGTTCCTGCTGATCGCGGTGATGCCGGTGCTGGCCGGCGCGGTGACCATGCTGCTGACCGACAAGTTCTTCGGCACCTCGTTCTTCAACGCCGCCGGCGGCGGCGACCCGGTGATGTACCAGCACATCTTCTGGTTCTTCGGCCACCCCGAGGTCTACATCATGATCCTGCCGGCGTTCGGCGTGATCAGCGAGATCATCCCGACCTTCAGCCGCAAGCCGCTGTTCGGCTACCAGGCGATGGTCTACGCGATCGCGGCGATCGCGTTCCTGAGCTTCATCGTCTGGGCCCACCACATGTTCACCGTGGGCATGCCGCTGGGCGGCGAGATCTACTTCATGTTCGCCACGATGCTGATCTCCATCCCCACCGGGGTGAAGGTGTTCAACTGGGTCAGCACCATGTGGCAGGGCTCGCTGACGTTCGAATCGCCGATGCTGTGGGCGGTGTCGTTCGTGATCCTGTTCAGCATCGGCGGCTTCTCCGGGCTGATGCTGGCGATCGTGCCGGCCGACTTCCAGTACCACGACACCTATTTCGTGGTCGCGCACTTCCACTACGTGCTGGTCACCGGCGCAGTGTTCGCGCTGATCGCCGCGGTGTACTACTGGTGGCCGAAGTGGACCGGGCGCATGTACAACGAGGGCTGGGCCAAGTTCCATTTCTGGTGGACGATGCTGTTCGTCAACCTGCTGTTCTTCCCGCAGCACTTCCTCGGCCTGGCCGGCATGCCGCGGCGCATTCCCGACTACAACGTGGTGTTCGCCGACTGGAACCTGATCAGCTCGATCGGCGCGTTCGGCATGTTCGTCACTCCGTTCCTGATGGCCGGCATCCTGCTGGCGTCGCTGCGCAGCGGCGCGCGCGCCGAGGCGCGTTCGTGGGAAGGCGCGCGCGGCCTGGAGTGGACCGTGCCGTCGCCGGCGCCGGCGCATACCTTCACCCTGCCGCCGGTGCTCAAGCCCGGCGACCTGGCCCACGACGACATCAGCCACTGA
- the coxB gene encoding cytochrome c oxidase subunit II: MKQSGRWKQQAVRGGMALAAALAAPMAWAQSADPKPWQLNMGRGVTQSARNAYDAHMVALWVCVVIGVLVFGAMGYAMFKFRKSKGAVAAQFSHNTKAEIVWTVIPVLILIVMAWPATAKLIAMYDTRDAEMTVKVTGYQWMWRYEYLGENVAFTSRLERGSDRMRQSGKVPTLESDPHYLLDVDNRLVLPVNTKVRFVITADDVIHAWWVPALGWKQDAIPGIINEAWTSIETPGVYRGQCAELCGKDHGFMPIVVEAVSKQDFQKWLASRKPAPAAAPAAPAPAAAPAPATPAAPDAPAPDATAPAAPAAPPQAVLPRLRSGSHLTVQAA, from the coding sequence ATGAAGCAAAGCGGCAGATGGAAGCAACAGGCGGTCAGGGGTGGGATGGCATTGGCGGCGGCGCTGGCCGCACCGATGGCGTGGGCGCAGTCGGCCGACCCCAAGCCGTGGCAATTGAACATGGGCCGCGGCGTCACCCAGAGCGCCCGCAATGCCTACGACGCGCACATGGTCGCGTTGTGGGTGTGCGTGGTCATCGGCGTGCTGGTGTTCGGCGCGATGGGCTATGCGATGTTCAAGTTCCGCAAGTCCAAGGGCGCGGTCGCCGCGCAGTTCAGCCATAACACCAAGGCCGAGATCGTGTGGACGGTGATCCCGGTGCTGATCCTGATCGTGATGGCGTGGCCGGCCACGGCCAAGCTGATCGCGATGTACGACACCCGCGATGCCGAGATGACGGTCAAGGTCACCGGCTACCAGTGGATGTGGCGCTACGAATACCTGGGCGAGAACGTGGCGTTCACCAGCCGCCTGGAGCGCGGTTCCGACCGCATGCGCCAGAGCGGCAAGGTGCCGACCCTGGAAAGCGACCCGCACTACCTGCTGGACGTGGACAACCGGCTGGTGCTGCCGGTGAACACCAAGGTGCGCTTCGTGATCACCGCCGACGACGTGATCCATGCCTGGTGGGTGCCGGCGCTGGGCTGGAAGCAGGATGCCATCCCCGGGATCATCAACGAGGCCTGGACCAGCATCGAGACGCCCGGCGTGTACCGCGGCCAGTGCGCCGAGCTGTGCGGCAAGGACCACGGCTTCATGCCGATCGTGGTCGAGGCCGTGTCCAAACAGGATTTCCAGAAGTGGCTGGCCTCGCGCAAGCCGGCTCCCGCCGCCGCGCCGGCCGCGCCCGCGCCTGCCGCTGCGCCCGCGCCGGCCACGCCGGCGGCCCCGGATGCGCCCGCGCCCGACGCCACCGCGCCGGCCGCGCCGGCCGCGCCGCCGCAGGCCGTGCTGCCTCGCCTTCGTTCCGGTTCGCACCTGACCGTGCAAGCCGCCTGA
- a CDS encoding DUF2244 domain-containing protein produces the protein MIEMFPFTSEGPGTQLRLRPPRALSARQFVVLFAALAGAMWVVAVLGWFAGNVFAPAFALLHSTVVALALRWSWRSGEREEDIRVGPGCVEVTRTNAGTPAFRAHPHWVRLRIEGDDRVVLASSGKQVRVGEFLGPGERRELAQTLEGLLAAATGRNR, from the coding sequence ATGATCGAAATGTTTCCGTTTACGTCGGAGGGGCCGGGTACGCAGCTGCGGCTGCGACCGCCACGGGCGCTCAGCGCCCGGCAATTCGTCGTGCTGTTCGCGGCACTGGCCGGGGCGATGTGGGTGGTGGCGGTGTTGGGGTGGTTCGCCGGCAACGTGTTTGCGCCTGCGTTCGCCCTGTTGCACAGCACCGTGGTGGCGCTCGCGCTGCGCTGGTCATGGCGCAGCGGCGAACGCGAAGAGGACATCCGGGTGGGTCCGGGCTGCGTGGAAGTGACCCGCACGAATGCAGGAACGCCGGCGTTCCGCGCCCACCCGCATTGGGTGCGGTTGCGGATCGAAGGCGACGACAGGGTGGTGCTGGCGTCCAGCGGCAAGCAGGTCCGGGTCGGCGAGTTTCTCGGCCCGGGCGAGCGCCGCGAGCTGGCGCAGACCCTGGAAGGCTTGCTGGCGGCCGCGACCGGCCGCAACCGATGA